The proteins below are encoded in one region of Coffea arabica cultivar ET-39 chromosome 4c, Coffea Arabica ET-39 HiFi, whole genome shotgun sequence:
- the LOC113739175 gene encoding uncharacterized protein: MQSKEAKEKVDLAISKWLIDASIPFNAANSAYYQSMFDAACSYGTGYKAPNFYDLCGYLLIKNVEQVKNFVDSFRSTWKEIGCTIMADEWTDQERRTLINFLAYCPRGTIFLKSVDALDNSKTADMLYKLFREVVLFVGVEHVVHVVTDNAANYVAVGRLLERKFPTLYWSPCAAHYLNLMLQDVGKLDEDALRAMVTSKEWTLSAYAKESKAKRLVDSDERPSMGYLYAAMHKAREELLKRFAKRKKRVDTYLNIIVSRWDNQLHKNVHAAGFWLNPAYQYDSTELEKHRYTTSGLLDVIEKYSYENSDLMTHLTSEMKLFVKLKVILEEFLQ, from the exons ATGCAAAGTAAAGAGGCAAAGGAAAAGGTTGATTTAGCCATTTCAAAATGGCTGATTGATGCTTCAATCCCATTTAATGCAGCTAATTCAGCATATTATCAATCCATGTTTGATGCAGCTTGCTCTTATGGAACAGGTTACAAAGCTCCTAATTTCTATGATTTGTGTGGTTACTTATTAATAAAAAATGTTGAGCAAGTCAAGAACTTTGTTGATAGCTTTCGATCGACTTGGAAGGAAATAGGATGTACTATTATGGCAGATGAATGGACTGACCAAGAAAGAAGGACTCTCATAAACTTTTTAGCATATTGTCCAAGAGGAACAATATTTTTGAAGTCTGTTGATGCCTTAGATAATTCAAAAACTGCAGACATGTTGTACAAATTATTTAGAGAAGTTGTGTTATTCGTGGGTGTGGAACACGTGGTGCATGTTGTCACTGATAATGCTGCGAATTATGTTGCTGTCGGGAGATTATTAGAAAGGAAATTTCCAACACTTTATTGGTCTCCATGTGCTGCTCACTACCTAAACTTGATGTTGCAAGATGTTGGTAAGCTAGATGAG GATGCCTTGAGAGCCATGGTCACTTCAAAAGAATGGACTCTTTCTGCATATGCTAAGGAAAGTAAAGCAAAAAG ACTTGTTGATAGTGATGAAAGGCCTTCAATGGGGTATTTGTATGCTGCTATGCATAAGGCAAGAGAAGAGTTGTTGAAAAGATTtgcaaagagaaagaaaagagttGACACTTATTTGAATATAATTGTCTCAAGATGGGATaaccaacttcacaaaaatgtCCATGCTGCTGGTTTTTGGCTAAATCCTGCTTACCAATATGATTCTACTGAATTAGAGAAGCATAGATATACTACATCAGGACTTTTGGATGTGATTGAGAAATACTCGTATGAAAATTCTGATTTGATGACTCATTTAACAAGCGAAATGAAGCTGTTCGTAAAGCTGAAGGTGATTTTGGAAGAGTTTCTGCAATAA